A window of Desulfobacteraceae bacterium contains these coding sequences:
- a CDS encoding CBS domain-containing protein has protein sequence MTTAQKILSEKGGGIIGVPPETTVSETLRRMAEHKVGAIVVLDGEAPIGIWTSRDLMRNILLPDFDPQSDPIAKYMQTHLKTALHTATAYEMMDKFLGLRVNHLLIEEDGHFIGLLSSGDVMKAAIQEKTEELKSLQSMVSWEYYEEWRWKPPK, from the coding sequence GATCATCGGGGTCCCCCCCGAAACGACGGTCAGTGAGACCCTTCGACGCATGGCCGAACACAAGGTGGGGGCCATCGTGGTCCTTGACGGCGAGGCCCCCATCGGCATCTGGACCTCCCGGGACCTGATGCGCAACATCCTGTTGCCGGACTTCGACCCCCAAAGCGACCCGATCGCCAAGTACATGCAGACCCATCTCAAAACGGCCCTTCACACGGCAACGGCCTACGAGATGATGGACAAGTTCCTCGGCCTGCGGGTCAACCACCTCCTGATCGAAGAGGACGGGCACTTCATCGGTCTGCTCTCTTCAGGGGACGTGATGAAGGCCGCGATCCAGGAAAAAACCGAGGAGCTCAAGTCCCTCCAATCCATGGTGAGCTGGGAGTACTACGAGGAGTGGCGCTGGAAGCCGCCGAAATAA